One region of Paralichthys olivaceus isolate ysfri-2021 chromosome 12, ASM2471397v2, whole genome shotgun sequence genomic DNA includes:
- the zfp36l1a gene encoding mRNA decay activator protein ZFP36L1a: MTTAVVSPFFDFEVMNKNNKLLSFNNNLGAPHPMSVPCTGANVPISSPTGALLDRKAVGSPSVGGVYQRRHSVSSTKFCQNQFLNSLKAADHSSLISGVGNASSNKENRMRDRSFSETGERLINKCLGPASPTGSSSQVNSSRYKTELCRPFEENGSCKYGDKCQFAHGIHELRSLSRHPKYKTELCRTFHTIGFCPYGPRCHFIHNAEERRGPPQQSSPLNSSNKIERPRLQHSYSFAGFSSSAGLRDSPTSVTPPPMFFPDEVSDWPSSNPFTYSSQELANLFGPSLSAGPVGTEPNNPAPPSPTSTPYYFRPMLESPQMFESPSSPPDSLSDQEGYQSSSGGSLSGSESPTLDTTRRLPIFSRLSISDD, translated from the exons ATGACCACAGCCGTGGTGTCGCCTTTCTTCGACTTCGAAGTAATGAACAAG aacAACAAATTGCTCAGCTTCAACAACAACCTGGGTGCCCCCCATCCCATGTCTGTCCCCTGCACTGGCGCCAATGTGCCCATCTCCAGCCCCACCGGAGCCCTGCTGGACAGGAAAGCGGTGGGATCTCCCTCCGTGGGAGGTGTGTACCAGCGGCGGCACTCTGTCAGCAGCACAAAGTTCTGCCAGAACCAGTTTCTGAACAGCCTGAAGGCAGCGGACCACTCCTCGCTCATCTCAGGGGTTGGCAATGCCAGCAGCAACAAGGAGAACCGAATGCGAGACCGCTCCTTCTCTGAGACAGGTGAGAGGCTCATCAACAAGTGCCTGGGCCCTGCCAGTCCCaccggcagcagcagccaagTGAACTCCAGCCGATACAAGACGGAGCTTTGCAGGCCCTTCGAGGAGAACGGCTCCTGCAAGTATGGCGACAAATGCCAGTTTGCTCACGGAATCCATGAACTGCGCAGCCTGAGCCGCCATCCCAAATACAAAACTGAGCTGTGCCGCACCTTCCACACCATTGGTTTCTGCCCATATGGGCCTCGCTGCCATTTCATCCACAATGCTGAGGAGCGACGTGGACCTCCCCAGCAGTCCTCCCCTCTAAACTCTTCCAACAAGATAGAGAGGCCTCGACTGCAGCACAGCTACAGCTTCGCAGGCTTCTCCAGCTCAGCTGGGCTGAGAGACAGCCCCACCTCAGTCACCCCTCCACCTATGTTCTTCCCTGATGAAGTCTCCGACTGGCCCAGCAGTAACCCCTTCACCTACTCCAGCCAGGAGCTGGCCAACCTGTTTGGGCCCAGCCTCAGTGCAGGCCCTGTAGGCACAGAGCCCAACAACCCTGCACCTCCCTCTCCAACAAGCACACCTTACTATTTCAGACCCATGTTGGAGTCCCCTCAGATGTTCGAGTCTCCATCCAGCCCTCCTGACTCCCTGTCAGACCAAGAGGGCTACCAGAGCAGCTCTGGAGGCAGCCTGAGTGGCTCTGAGTCCCCCACGCTGGACACCACCCGCCGTCTTCCCATCTTCAGCCGCCTCTCCATCTCTGACGACTAA